From a region of the Chitinophaga caseinilytica genome:
- a CDS encoding FecR family protein → MSRPSAGTSVPGPMLAEAPAKPDSKRFIQLPDSSTVVLREGSTLLYPVAFNGNEREVTLTGEGYFDVREQPGKPFRIRSGKLVTTVLGTAFTIKAYPGQEHVTVTVNSGKVKIEEHDSNKLLGILQQDQQIIYENSAAVAETRRVKAEESVTWLKKGMDFNSVPFGDIAEQIAGQYQVKIEFASESLRNCRIRATFEGTETLDQVLFVLCTVGNTTYTHSEKGIVISGEGCMETNSSIVR, encoded by the coding sequence ATGAGCCGTCCATCGGCAGGCACATCCGTTCCGGGCCCCATGCTGGCGGAAGCGCCGGCGAAGCCCGACAGCAAACGTTTCATCCAGCTGCCCGACAGCAGTACCGTGGTATTGCGGGAGGGCAGCACCCTCTTATATCCTGTGGCGTTCAACGGCAACGAGCGGGAAGTGACGCTTACCGGCGAAGGGTATTTTGACGTCCGCGAACAGCCCGGGAAGCCTTTCCGCATCCGGTCTGGCAAACTGGTGACTACCGTATTGGGGACCGCATTCACTATCAAGGCCTATCCCGGCCAGGAGCATGTGACGGTGACGGTCAACAGCGGGAAGGTGAAGATCGAAGAACACGACAGCAACAAGCTGCTGGGCATTTTGCAGCAAGACCAGCAGATCATATATGAAAACTCGGCCGCCGTGGCGGAAACGCGCCGCGTGAAAGCGGAAGAAAGCGTGACCTGGCTGAAGAAGGGGATGGATTTCAATTCCGTGCCTTTCGGCGACATCGCGGAGCAGATTGCCGGGCAATACCAGGTAAAAATCGAGTTCGCCAGCGAATCGTTGCGCAACTGCAGGATCAGGGCCACCTTCGAGGGCACGGAAACGCTCGACCAGGTGCTGTTCGTTTTATGCACGGTCGGCAACACCACCTATACCCATTCCGAGAAAGGGATCGTCATCAGCGGAGAAGGCTGTATGGAAACAAACAGCAGTATCGTCCGTTAA
- a CDS encoding TonB-dependent receptor, translating into MRFSLSLLLFMIVGLQLMVASPLKGQALDEKKITMEAPNITLEKALVQLEKLSGFRVAFATEKVQRHHRVFMPMGTRSVSAALESLLQNTGMVYRYAENTILIVSQPRETPVPHAAPAAAADSTFPLRGKVLDETGLQLPGVSIRVKGTTRGVYSDGSGQFVLEVSRGEVVLFSSVGSIQQEHIVSGSAPLSIVMVADHRKLEDVVIVGYGTQRKASLTGAVSTVDVKRTLESRPITDIGRGLQGAVPGLTITTASGDLGRNANIRLRGMTGSLNNNGNGTQPLILVDNVEVPSLQMVNPQDIADITVLKDAASTAIYGSRAAWGVVLITTKSGKKGAPSSISYSNNFSWSKPLNLPEVAKSSEWAVAALESNRRSSNNPDKISFGVLGMTYDTQSIRKIREWEQQYGGQDLGDEMKPGRDFEVRGGAFYPIRSWDAAGKWMKKTSLQQKHDLAFSGGGDKTVYHLSLGYLNQTGILKVKNDRFDRYNATLNINSSVNEWMDVRGKMMFSQSNLTTPFLYSAATYGPWYYLYRWPLTYPYGTLNGQPMRSIIMEMEQSQMDRARSNFNRVQVGTSIRPMEGLTIDVDYTYSTTNTRIHQVGGKLRGINFWSGSLDYSEDFQGASFDMVRDRSAYNTMHSGRAFATYTKKLNDDHTFKVLVGTDIDQYTSGYNSSERRKLIDPNFGEISLALGDQFVGGDASHWATNGYFARVNYDYKNKYLLELNGRYNGSSWFPEHDQWAFFPSVSAGYVVTEEKFMKQLQPTLSFLKLRGSWGQVGNQYLGGYRFLSVMNSANSGWIIGGNNMLTFSSPGLVSSSLTWETVTTLDFGADARFFDNKFGVTFDWYSRVTSDMITGTVGVPSTLGTPAPVLNYGELTTKGWELALDWNHRLDNGLGINVTAAVTDFTEKLTKFVSATKNIYGNYEGRNLGEIWGYETDRIFQEGDFSNQGGVWVPKDGIPDQTALTRGSGWFRYGPGDIKYKDINGDGKVTFGNETLDDHGDLRIIGNSTPRYQYSFRVGADWKGIDLSVFMQGVARRDLWASGPVVIPGYRETEAWYAHQMDYWTPSNPNAFYPRPTNHEQLESTKNFYRQTKYLLNMSYLRLKNLTLGYTLPTHLVNRAKFKSARIFVAGENLLTFDKLDIPIDPEIDYLPEQSDRNSFGRVYPYRAEYSVGLQITF; encoded by the coding sequence ATGAGATTTAGTCTCTCTCTCCTGCTCTTCATGATCGTGGGGCTCCAGCTGATGGTAGCTTCCCCGCTCAAAGGCCAGGCGCTGGATGAAAAGAAAATTACGATGGAAGCACCCAACATCACGCTGGAAAAGGCGCTGGTGCAGCTGGAGAAACTCTCCGGTTTCAGGGTGGCTTTTGCTACCGAGAAAGTGCAGCGGCACCACCGGGTTTTCATGCCCATGGGCACGCGCAGCGTGAGCGCGGCGCTGGAATCCTTACTGCAAAACACGGGAATGGTGTACCGCTACGCGGAAAACACCATCCTGATCGTATCGCAGCCCAGGGAAACCCCCGTTCCCCACGCGGCTCCGGCAGCAGCGGCAGACTCCACTTTCCCCCTGCGTGGAAAAGTCCTGGATGAAACGGGATTGCAGTTGCCCGGGGTTTCTATCCGGGTGAAAGGCACCACCCGCGGCGTCTATTCCGACGGCAGCGGACAGTTCGTCCTGGAAGTGTCCCGCGGGGAAGTGGTCCTCTTCTCTTCCGTAGGCTCCATCCAGCAGGAACATATCGTATCCGGCTCCGCGCCCCTGTCTATCGTTATGGTGGCCGACCACCGTAAACTGGAAGACGTGGTGATCGTGGGATATGGCACCCAGCGCAAAGCAAGCCTCACCGGCGCCGTGAGCACCGTAGACGTGAAGCGCACCCTCGAATCCAGGCCCATCACCGACATCGGCCGCGGCCTCCAGGGCGCCGTTCCGGGCCTCACTATCACCACCGCCAGCGGCGACCTCGGCAGAAACGCCAACATCCGCCTCCGTGGTATGACCGGGTCGCTCAACAATAACGGCAACGGCACCCAGCCGCTGATCCTCGTCGACAACGTGGAAGTGCCCAGCCTCCAAATGGTAAACCCACAGGATATCGCAGATATCACTGTTCTCAAAGACGCGGCGTCTACCGCCATCTACGGTTCCCGCGCGGCCTGGGGTGTTGTCCTCATCACCACGAAAAGCGGGAAAAAAGGCGCGCCATCGTCCATCAGCTACAGCAACAACTTCTCCTGGTCCAAGCCCCTCAACCTCCCGGAAGTGGCGAAATCCTCCGAATGGGCAGTTGCCGCGCTGGAATCCAACCGGCGCTCCAGCAATAACCCCGACAAGATCTCGTTCGGCGTGCTGGGCATGACCTATGACACGCAAAGCATCCGCAAGATCCGCGAATGGGAACAGCAGTATGGCGGACAAGACCTCGGCGACGAAATGAAGCCCGGCCGGGATTTTGAAGTGCGCGGCGGGGCGTTTTACCCCATCCGTTCGTGGGACGCGGCAGGCAAATGGATGAAGAAAACATCGCTGCAGCAGAAACACGATCTCGCATTCTCCGGCGGCGGCGACAAGACGGTGTATCACCTTAGTCTGGGGTACCTCAACCAGACCGGTATCCTCAAGGTGAAAAACGACCGTTTCGACCGGTATAATGCCACTCTTAATATCAACTCGTCGGTAAACGAATGGATGGACGTTAGGGGGAAAATGATGTTCTCCCAATCGAACCTCACCACGCCGTTCCTCTATTCCGCCGCCACTTACGGCCCCTGGTATTACCTCTACCGCTGGCCGCTGACCTACCCTTACGGAACGCTGAACGGCCAGCCCATGCGGAGCATCATCATGGAAATGGAGCAAAGTCAGATGGACCGCGCCCGGTCCAACTTCAACCGCGTGCAGGTCGGCACCTCGATCCGCCCCATGGAAGGGCTGACCATCGACGTCGACTATACGTATTCCACCACCAATACCCGTATACACCAGGTGGGCGGCAAGCTCCGCGGCATCAACTTCTGGTCGGGCTCGCTCGATTACTCGGAAGATTTCCAGGGTGCCAGCTTCGATATGGTGCGTGACCGATCTGCCTATAACACCATGCACAGCGGCCGCGCCTTCGCGACCTATACAAAGAAGCTGAACGACGACCATACTTTCAAAGTACTCGTGGGTACGGACATCGATCAATATACCAGCGGCTACAACAGCTCGGAAAGAAGGAAGCTGATCGATCCCAATTTCGGGGAAATCAGCCTCGCCCTCGGCGATCAGTTCGTGGGTGGCGACGCCAGCCATTGGGCCACCAACGGTTACTTCGCGAGAGTGAACTACGACTATAAGAACAAATACCTGCTGGAACTGAATGGCCGGTATAACGGCTCGTCCTGGTTCCCGGAACACGACCAGTGGGCATTCTTCCCGTCGGTTTCGGCGGGTTATGTGGTAACGGAAGAGAAGTTCATGAAGCAGCTGCAACCCACGCTTTCGTTCCTGAAGCTCCGCGGCTCCTGGGGGCAGGTGGGCAACCAGTACCTGGGCGGCTACCGCTTCCTGTCGGTAATGAACTCGGCCAACAGCGGATGGATCATCGGCGGCAACAACATGCTTACATTTTCATCGCCCGGCCTCGTTTCCAGCTCGCTGACATGGGAAACCGTTACTACACTCGATTTCGGGGCGGATGCGCGGTTCTTCGACAATAAATTCGGGGTTACTTTCGATTGGTATAGCAGGGTAACGTCTGACATGATCACCGGAACTGTGGGCGTTCCGTCTACCCTGGGTACTCCCGCGCCAGTGCTTAACTATGGCGAGCTGACTACCAAAGGCTGGGAGCTGGCCCTGGACTGGAACCACCGGCTCGACAATGGCCTCGGCATCAACGTGACGGCGGCTGTGACGGACTTCACCGAAAAACTGACCAAATTCGTAAGCGCCACTAAGAATATCTACGGCAACTATGAAGGCCGCAATCTCGGCGAGATTTGGGGATATGAAACCGACCGGATCTTCCAGGAAGGCGATTTCTCCAACCAGGGCGGCGTTTGGGTGCCGAAAGACGGCATCCCCGACCAGACGGCCCTCACGCGCGGCAGCGGCTGGTTCCGCTACGGCCCCGGCGATATCAAGTATAAAGACATCAACGGCGACGGGAAGGTGACCTTTGGCAACGAAACGCTCGACGACCATGGCGACCTGAGAATCATCGGGAACTCCACGCCCCGCTACCAGTACAGCTTCCGCGTGGGCGCAGACTGGAAGGGCATCGACCTGAGCGTGTTCATGCAGGGCGTTGCCAGGCGCGACCTCTGGGCGTCCGGGCCGGTCGTGATCCCCGGGTACAGGGAAACCGAAGCCTGGTATGCGCACCAGATGGACTACTGGACGCCTTCCAACCCCAACGCTTTCTATCCCCGCCCCACCAACCACGAACAGCTGGAAAGCACCAAAAACTTCTACCGCCAAACGAAATATCTGCTGAATATGTCTTACCTGCGCCTGAAAAACCTGACGCTCGGGTACACGCTGCCCACGCACCTCGTTAATCGCGCGAAATTCAAGTCCGCCAGGATCTTCGTTGCCGGGGAAAACCTGCTGACGTTCGATAAGCTGGACATTCCCATCGATCCGGAAATTGACTATCTCCCCGAACAATCCGACCGGAACTCCTTTGGCCGCGTATACCCGTACCGCGCCGAATATTCCGTAGGCCTGCAAATCACTTTCTAA
- a CDS encoding RagB/SusD family nutrient uptake outer membrane protein yields the protein MKIKIFALLIAASMAGGCGKDFLRRMPLDQLTDQTYWTTEENVRAFAYRFYPVYFSGFNSGFAWSNYTYLGQGLNDDFAPETPNPFTKQIPTTSTNWGFTRVRDANLMLARVQGMANLQPATREHWMGVARLFRAMAYYQLVNDYGDVQWYDRPLDIIEEKELFKPRDTRTIVMDHLQEDLEFAAAKIRESDGAKGLNVTKWVALAYMSRIMLFEGTWQKYHANNAEKSKKYLEAAKWAANEVITKGGFEFSHGYRESFNSLDLASNKEMIMYRSYVTGVLTHSMMSYVNTDAQVGPSKNLVESYLCKDGLPIGLSPQYKGDKTMADVLTDRDPRLGHTVAPALRPTGSKGRFNNYATSTSGYAHHKFLNEAIAGLPNGTSNQNDTDAPVVRLGEVMVNYAEACAELGTLTQADLDKSINKLRARPVNNANPLPPLQVLGGQPAVNGVAYDDPARDPAVPALIWEIRRERRVELSMEGFRLDDLRRWKKMGYADTRANSDINRGAWIKRSEWEKAGGGSWLVNITLTGTDEGYIVPSVSANADRIFDNERVYLTPIPADQIKIFSDKGYELKQNPLWSN from the coding sequence ATGAAAATCAAAATATTCGCACTCTTGATAGCGGCCTCCATGGCCGGAGGATGCGGCAAAGACTTCCTCCGGAGAATGCCGCTCGATCAGCTTACCGATCAAACTTATTGGACAACCGAAGAAAATGTCCGTGCTTTCGCCTACCGTTTTTACCCTGTGTATTTCTCTGGTTTCAATTCCGGTTTTGCATGGTCTAACTATACGTACCTGGGGCAGGGCCTGAACGACGATTTTGCGCCGGAAACGCCGAATCCATTCACCAAACAGATTCCCACAACGTCTACCAACTGGGGCTTCACCCGCGTCCGCGACGCCAACCTCATGCTGGCCCGCGTGCAAGGCATGGCCAATTTGCAGCCGGCCACCCGCGAGCACTGGATGGGTGTAGCCCGGTTATTCCGCGCCATGGCGTATTACCAGCTGGTCAACGATTACGGGGATGTGCAGTGGTACGACCGGCCCCTCGATATCATCGAGGAAAAAGAGCTCTTCAAACCCCGCGACACCCGCACCATCGTCATGGACCACCTGCAGGAAGACCTGGAATTCGCCGCCGCCAAAATCCGTGAATCGGACGGCGCCAAAGGCCTCAACGTCACCAAATGGGTTGCGCTCGCGTATATGTCGAGGATCATGCTGTTCGAAGGAACCTGGCAGAAGTACCACGCCAACAACGCCGAGAAATCCAAAAAATACCTCGAAGCGGCCAAATGGGCGGCCAATGAAGTGATCACCAAAGGGGGATTCGAATTTTCCCACGGCTACCGCGAATCGTTCAACTCCCTGGACCTCGCATCCAACAAGGAAATGATCATGTACCGCAGTTACGTGACCGGTGTGCTCACCCATTCCATGATGAGCTACGTAAACACCGATGCGCAGGTAGGACCGTCTAAAAACCTGGTGGAATCATACTTATGCAAAGACGGGCTTCCCATCGGCTTGTCGCCCCAGTACAAAGGCGATAAAACGATGGCCGACGTGCTGACCGATCGCGATCCCCGGCTCGGCCATACCGTTGCCCCGGCACTGCGGCCCACGGGCTCGAAAGGGCGCTTCAACAATTATGCGACGTCTACCTCCGGGTATGCACACCATAAATTCCTGAACGAGGCCATCGCCGGGCTGCCCAACGGCACCAGTAACCAGAACGATACCGATGCGCCGGTGGTCAGGCTGGGCGAGGTGATGGTCAATTACGCGGAAGCTTGTGCGGAATTGGGTACCCTCACGCAGGCAGACCTCGATAAATCCATCAACAAACTGCGCGCGCGGCCGGTTAACAACGCCAACCCCCTTCCGCCGCTACAGGTATTAGGCGGGCAACCCGCCGTGAACGGAGTGGCGTACGACGATCCCGCGCGCGACCCGGCAGTGCCGGCCCTGATCTGGGAAATCCGTCGCGAGCGCCGGGTGGAGCTCAGTATGGAAGGGTTCCGGCTCGATGATCTGCGCCGCTGGAAGAAAATGGGCTATGCAGATACCCGCGCCAATTCGGACATCAACCGCGGCGCCTGGATCAAGCGGTCGGAATGGGAGAAAGCCGGCGGCGGATCCTGGCTCGTGAATATTACGCTGACCGGTACAGACGAAGGTTACATCGTTCCATCCGTTTCCGCGAACGCAGACAGGATTTTTGACAACGAGCGCGTATATTTGACCCCGATCCCTGCCGATCAGATCAAAATATTCTCCGATAAGGGATATGAACTGAAGCAGAATCCTCTTTGGTCAAATTAA
- the nagA gene encoding N-acetylglucosamine-6-phosphate deacetylase, whose translation MLLALTQSRIFTGKETRTGEALLLENGRILGLVSENSIPSDYYIIHHPGMTIVPGLLDLQIYGGGGVLFSDAPSSAALYDMAAGLVKTGTSGFLITLATNRLEVFEAAMDVVRENPHPAVLGLHLEGPYINPVKRGAHIPDCIRKPERREVEALLKRAAGTVKMMTIAPELMDADIIRLLLDHGVVLSAGHSNATFEEGKAGFDAGIQTATHLFNAMSPFHHRDVGLPGAVYQSNAHASIIPDGIHVSYEALSISKKVMGERLFLITDAVEKSEGAYPHIRQKDRFTLPDGTLSGSAITLAEGIRNCVQHVGIPFEEAVRMATAYPAKLMGYTDIGAIRAGFRANLTLLDAAGNPGGVYLDGQFHQ comes from the coding sequence ATGCTGCTGGCACTGACGCAATCGCGGATTTTTACCGGAAAAGAAACAAGAACAGGCGAGGCCCTGCTACTGGAAAACGGAAGAATTTTAGGACTGGTCAGTGAAAACAGCATCCCTTCAGATTATTACATCATCCATCATCCCGGGATGACGATCGTTCCGGGACTGCTGGATTTGCAGATATACGGAGGAGGCGGCGTACTTTTTTCGGACGCTCCCTCCTCCGCTGCTTTGTACGATATGGCCGCGGGGCTCGTGAAGACCGGGACGTCGGGTTTCCTCATCACCCTGGCCACCAACCGGCTGGAAGTGTTTGAAGCGGCGATGGACGTGGTCAGGGAAAATCCACATCCCGCCGTGCTGGGCCTTCATCTCGAGGGGCCGTACATCAATCCCGTAAAGCGCGGCGCCCACATCCCGGATTGTATCCGCAAACCGGAGCGCAGGGAAGTGGAAGCGCTCCTCAAGCGCGCCGCTGGCACCGTCAAAATGATGACCATCGCCCCGGAATTGATGGATGCAGACATCATTCGGCTCCTGCTCGACCATGGCGTGGTATTATCCGCCGGCCATAGCAATGCCACTTTTGAAGAAGGAAAGGCCGGTTTCGACGCCGGTATCCAGACGGCCACGCACCTTTTCAACGCCATGAGCCCGTTCCATCACCGCGATGTAGGGCTGCCCGGCGCGGTGTACCAGTCCAACGCGCATGCCAGCATCATCCCCGACGGGATCCATGTGAGTTACGAAGCTTTGTCGATCAGTAAGAAAGTCATGGGCGAGCGATTGTTCCTCATTACCGACGCGGTGGAGAAAAGCGAAGGCGCTTATCCGCACATCCGGCAAAAGGATCGCTTTACGTTACCGGACGGCACGCTTTCCGGCTCGGCGATCACGCTGGCGGAAGGCATCCGGAACTGTGTGCAACATGTGGGCATCCCGTTCGAAGAAGCGGTGCGGATGGCTACGGCGTACCCTGCGAAACTGATGGGGTATACAGACATCGGCGCCATTCGCGCAGGATTCCGCGCCAACCTCACTTTGCTCGATGCAGCCGGCAATCCCGGAGGCGTGTACCTCGACGGGCAATTCCATCAATAA
- a CDS encoding sigma-70 family RNA polymerase sigma factor, with translation MGNHDAHIAGQAGPGPGELTAWLEGCRRQDRLCQERLYKHYYDRMMAVIKRTFPDPDAAVTILNNGFLRAFTRISQYSGTGSFEGWLRRIVHHAAADYYRANQLRLQSETALPPEVEVRDGSEPAAYRELLQLLHFLPPATRMAVNLFIIEGYSHKEIAAMLGISTGTSKWHVSEGKRLLKEFLNKRNAPPTARY, from the coding sequence TTGGGAAATCATGACGCACATATCGCCGGCCAGGCAGGTCCTGGGCCGGGGGAACTCACCGCCTGGCTGGAAGGCTGCCGGCGGCAGGATCGTTTATGCCAGGAGCGGCTGTACAAGCACTATTACGACCGCATGATGGCGGTTATCAAGCGGACGTTCCCTGATCCTGACGCGGCGGTTACCATTCTCAACAATGGATTTCTGAGAGCATTTACGCGGATATCGCAATACAGCGGCACGGGGAGTTTTGAGGGCTGGCTGCGGCGGATCGTGCATCATGCGGCGGCGGATTATTACCGGGCCAACCAGTTGCGGCTGCAGTCGGAAACGGCGTTGCCGCCGGAGGTGGAGGTGCGCGACGGGAGTGAGCCGGCGGCATACCGGGAGTTATTACAGTTATTGCATTTTTTACCGCCCGCAACGCGGATGGCGGTGAACCTGTTCATCATTGAAGGTTATTCCCATAAGGAGATCGCCGCGATGCTGGGGATCAGCACCGGAACGTCGAAATGGCATGTTTCCGAAGGAAAGCGGCTATTAAAGGAATTTTTGAACAAACGCAATGCGCCACCCACAGCCAGATATTGA
- a CDS encoding RDD family protein, producing MPNIKIPTVFNIDLEFEAADLGRRLVAYLLDLIIRVAYVLVAMYFIEKADLSSTDRSVIYSVVVLLPVSLYYLVSELLMRGQSLGKRVMDVKVVSLMGNVPSLSQVALRWMFRLIESPLLTMFFIGAILTETSPFTALMVLLIGMLPVVMVLRSPLNQRLGDMAAGTILVRTRQRHRLEDTIFREIVQENYEPRFPQILRLSDRDLSKIKSVIDSTHRSQDFVMAERISFKIKEVLHIESDMPALEFLETLLNDYNYLVTRK from the coding sequence ATGCCTAATATTAAAATCCCTACCGTTTTCAATATTGACCTGGAGTTTGAAGCCGCTGATCTGGGCCGGCGCCTCGTGGCGTACCTGCTCGATCTCATCATCCGGGTGGCATACGTGTTGGTGGCGATGTATTTCATTGAAAAGGCCGATTTGAGCTCGACGGACAGGAGCGTGATCTATTCTGTGGTGGTGTTGCTGCCGGTTTCACTGTATTACCTGGTGTCTGAGCTGTTGATGCGGGGCCAGAGCCTGGGGAAGCGGGTGATGGACGTGAAGGTGGTGAGCCTTATGGGCAATGTGCCCAGTTTGAGCCAGGTGGCCTTGCGCTGGATGTTCCGGCTGATCGAGTCGCCGTTGCTGACGATGTTCTTCATTGGCGCCATTCTGACCGAAACTTCGCCGTTTACGGCGCTGATGGTGTTGCTGATCGGGATGTTGCCCGTGGTGATGGTACTACGGTCGCCCCTGAACCAGCGGCTGGGCGATATGGCGGCGGGAACGATCCTGGTGCGCACCCGCCAGCGGCACCGCCTGGAGGATACCATTTTCCGGGAGATCGTGCAGGAGAATTATGAGCCCCGGTTCCCGCAAATTCTCCGGCTGTCTGACCGCGACCTGAGCAAGATAAAATCGGTGATCGACAGTACCCACCGGAGCCAGGATTTCGTGATGGCGGAACGTATTTCATTCAAAATCAAGGAAGTATTACATATTGAAAGCGACATGCCCGCGCTGGAATTCCTCGAAACCCTATTAAACGACTATAATTACCTGGTAACCCGTAAATAA
- a CDS encoding stage II sporulation protein M, with protein MRESSFIKRNLARWNKIREEPTEDPDVMAERFTSLVDDLAYAKTFYAHSKVTGYINGMAAAIFQRIYRDHQGDKHRFRNFFKYQLPLLIRKHHRVFLFTFCYFLLFCILGAFSAAHDDTFVRGVLGDDYVNMTEENIAKGDPFNVYKDENPWMMWLRIGYNNIRVSMYCFVSGIAFSAGTLWVLFKNGIMLGSFQYMFFAKGLGLKSVLVIWIHGTLEISSIVIAGSAGVILGNSLLFPGTFSRKESLKRGALEGVKIIVALIPIFIVAAFLESFVTRHTEMPMFLSVSILAVSAAFMIWYFVWYPIRVQKMGYRLDIDSKLIKPAAA; from the coding sequence ATGAGAGAATCTTCATTCATTAAACGTAACCTGGCCAGGTGGAACAAGATCCGCGAGGAACCAACCGAGGACCCGGATGTGATGGCCGAAAGGTTCACATCCCTCGTCGACGATCTCGCCTACGCCAAAACATTCTACGCGCACAGTAAAGTAACCGGATACATCAACGGAATGGCCGCCGCCATCTTCCAGCGTATTTACCGGGACCATCAGGGCGACAAGCACCGTTTCCGCAATTTCTTCAAATACCAGTTGCCGCTGCTGATCCGCAAACATCACCGCGTTTTCCTGTTCACTTTCTGCTATTTCCTCCTGTTCTGCATCCTGGGGGCTTTCTCTGCGGCGCACGACGACACGTTCGTCCGCGGCGTGCTGGGGGACGATTATGTGAACATGACGGAAGAAAACATCGCCAAAGGCGACCCTTTCAACGTCTACAAAGACGAAAACCCCTGGATGATGTGGCTGCGGATCGGGTATAACAACATTCGCGTGTCGATGTACTGCTTCGTGAGCGGGATCGCTTTTTCGGCGGGAACGCTGTGGGTGCTGTTCAAGAACGGCATCATGCTCGGATCGTTCCAATATATGTTCTTCGCCAAAGGCCTGGGCCTGAAATCCGTGCTGGTGATCTGGATCCACGGAACGCTGGAGATCTCTTCCATCGTCATCGCCGGCAGCGCAGGCGTTATCCTGGGCAACAGCCTCCTGTTTCCCGGAACGTTTTCCCGCAAGGAATCCCTCAAGCGCGGCGCCCTCGAAGGCGTGAAGATCATCGTGGCCCTCATCCCCATTTTCATCGTGGCCGCTTTCCTCGAAAGCTTCGTGACCCGGCACACCGAAATGCCCATGTTCCTCAGCGTGTCCATCCTCGCCGTATCCGCCGCGTTCATGATCTGGTATTTCGTCTGGTACCCGATCCGCGTGCAGAAAATGGGCTACCGCCTCGATATAGACAGCAAACTGATTAAACCCGCCGCCGCATGA
- a CDS encoding DUF4129 domain-containing protein encodes MNQLKTVLLILLLTAGGNALAQRADTLEYRMLDSTDSDNIPSVAEASQDVDIDTTGLMDEEVSESDMNTEEKMRHGMIDHSLYDRQPIDGFDEGSQMRLTPRVPPADALQKLRDDESLKYPPYTPRKDWRPQWMKDLGQWAASNIRLLRNLMLGALGLLIIVMIVLFMGKNDIPVFRWRSRRKAAESEVAEEIGQTDLEALALAARNAGQLREAVRFRYLHALHLLENARLITRTKDKTNMDYLRELGRTSYYQPFAAITLQYEYVWYGKMSLSEAQYWRVNEAFEDFKNSLTK; translated from the coding sequence ATGAACCAGTTGAAAACCGTGCTGTTGATCCTTTTGCTGACGGCCGGCGGGAACGCGCTGGCCCAACGGGCCGATACGCTCGAATACCGCATGCTCGATTCTACCGATAGCGATAATATCCCTTCCGTGGCAGAAGCGTCGCAGGATGTGGATATCGATACCACCGGGCTGATGGATGAAGAAGTGTCGGAATCGGATATGAATACCGAGGAAAAGATGCGCCACGGGATGATCGACCATTCGCTGTACGACCGCCAGCCGATAGACGGGTTCGACGAAGGTTCGCAGATGCGCCTCACGCCCCGGGTGCCCCCGGCCGACGCACTGCAAAAACTCCGCGACGACGAATCCCTGAAATACCCGCCCTACACCCCCCGGAAAGACTGGCGCCCGCAATGGATGAAAGACCTGGGGCAATGGGCTGCCAGCAACATCCGGCTCCTTCGCAATCTGATGCTGGGCGCCCTGGGGCTGCTGATCATCGTCATGATCGTCCTTTTCATGGGCAAAAACGATATTCCCGTTTTCAGGTGGAGATCGCGGCGGAAGGCGGCCGAAAGCGAAGTGGCGGAAGAAATCGGTCAAACCGACCTGGAAGCCCTGGCTCTCGCCGCCCGCAACGCCGGACAGCTGCGCGAAGCGGTCCGCTTCCGTTACCTGCACGCGCTTCACCTGCTGGAAAACGCGCGGCTGATCACCCGGACGAAAGACAAAACCAATATGGATTACCTCCGCGAACTGGGCCGTACCAGCTATTACCAGCCCTTCGCCGCCATCACGCTGCAATACGAATATGTGTGGTACGGAAAGATGTCGCTCAGCGAAGCGCAGTATTGGCGGGTGAACGAGGCATTCGAAGATTTTAAAAACTCCTTGACCAAATAA